The region GGGTAGCCGCCAATCTTTCAGTTGATGCTTCtaacactcccacacacacctgttcacagacctctttaacacacacacatacagcactgtagTTCGGCTCATGAGTAGCTAGGCTATTCAATTCTTCCACTTTTCAAGTTTGCTTCAGAGTAATTTTAACTCAggcctttacacacacacacatttacaaatagaGTTTTATAACGTACACACTCTCAAAGTTTATCTTGTCCCGACACTTATCCAGAGTTAATACATTCATACAATTTTGTCTCGGTAATGCCTTTACTTGCCTAAAAAATTcttttatatacacacacattcttgttCACACACCCCCCTCTTCTTTGGGCGATACTTCTCAGCGTGTCAaacctctcacaaacacacgccttGTCTAGTAAGTAATTCTATCcgactgtttaaaaaaaaattttaaaaaccctCCTTTACACACACTTCTGCATGTACACACCTTGTTTGGGGAGTGCTTCTGCCAGTCTGCGCAGGCTGGTAAGGTTGTCTGCTCCCAGCTGGTTGAGAATAGATGGCAGCATTTCAGTGAGCTGTTTGGTCTCGGCATGACCTGTGATGGTGAAGGTGTTGGCAGCCAGAGACGCCTGGACTTTGGGATTGTTAAAGTGGATCACGGTCCCCTGGTTCGTGAACATGTTCACCTATACAACGGATAAccaaacaacattaaaatacagCCTCAGAACTGATTTAGCTACAGCTGCGTTCTATAATCGTTAAGTACTCCAAATGCAAAACAGGTTCACATTTCGTTTCTACTTTTATGAAGTGTCTGTTTCCATATGTACTCAAAGtatatacatattacatatattttagGTCACATAAAGTATGTTGCTTAAGTACAATCACCAAAGTGTGTTTTGGAAGAAGTAGTTTGAGCAGTTACCTCCTCAATACCAGAGATGTTGTTCACTCCCAGTTTCTTCAGGGAAAACTGCAGCTTCTTATCATCGGCAGTAGCTGTTCTGTGGACAACCTTCTTCTTTCTGCGAGCAGTGCCCTGTCAAATTCAAACAAAGTCAGTGTAAACAGACTCAGTCTGAATTCAACACAGATTGCATTCATGTCTCAAAAGCTTCACATTTACAAAGCGAATCTCCAGATATGCAATCTAATGTAGGTGACAAAATACCAAAAACATCACACTACGATCCTGAATTTCAAGTGTAAAGCATCAAATAAAAAGGAGTATGGTGCAGTTGTTGTAATTAGCTCTCACATGTAAAGCGGTACAAACAGGCGACTGTGCTGACATACCTTCCCACCGATGCGGACCTGTGCCTGCAGCTTGGCTAGTTTTTCTTGGTTCATTATCGTTTCTTTCAtctaggagaaaaaaaaaggaaaataatatgAAATGCTATGATCTGGCCACGAGATCGaacagcatacaaaaaagaCGTCAGCGTGTGAAACGATTACATTAAAAACACGATTAACgaaacacaagaaaacagacaatcatatttaaatgaattgaaCAGATtgttcaaaagtaaaaaaaaaagtgtatggtATCAGTTGATCTGTTCTCAACAGCGCTATAACTGTGGGCCCGCAGTATATTAACTTACTCTTTATATGAACGCGTAAAACGAGTGTACATCCTGTCAGTTGTCAAACCGACTTAAATTTGCTTGCATGTTTCGGTCACTCACTATAAAACTGTACCACTCTGTGGTCATATTCCAAACCTCATACTATCATAACGCTCAGCCGGAATAACATTTAACATACAAGTCAGCGGCATGATATGGTGACAGTCTGGCTACATTTCACTCAACGTGAAGCTGAACTAGCTAGCTCTAAGGTAGCTGAAAAGCAGTAAGAAGAGTTTATACAAAGCCACCATCTCTAAATAAATGCTGGGTTACTGTGTATGTTCGTTTTCTTAATCTGCATTTCAATACCGGCCACACATTTAACAAGCTGACAGTTCATTCTTTTTCCCTAATCCAGGCCGAGCGGTGATAGCTCTGAAAAGGCAGACTAACGTGACTGAGCCAGCAGGCTATCAAATCAAGGCAGCTAACGACTAAAATCGCAGAAACAACACTACACCAAACACTCTCAGACCAATAACCATACATATCATATTCAAATCTTTTATAAAACGCATTTGAAAGCCAAAACCACTGATTATTTCGCGAGAAAGTTATAGACCAGTCAGAGCGTTAGCCAGCACTAATGGCTAGCATGATCCGGACCATGTTGGGCCTGTCACTCCAGCTCCCTCTCCGAACCGATTCCGCGTGCTCCCCGGGGACGAATCTTAGCGTATTACGGTCGATTTTGGTAAACAAGGTTCTTATTTACCTTGTATAATGGCGCTGGGAGTGTCAAGGCGGTAAAGAGAGTATTTTAGGACTCCTCACTGACCTGCACGCtagcagcacacacacgcggagAGCAAGATGGAAGCGAAAGAGGGGGGCGGAAGTGACGCAAGGCTGTTGAAATACTATGCAGGACCTGAACTCAAATGCTCATTTTGCACGAGAACTGAGAAGTCACTTATATAAACAGGTTGACACTTCTACACTGGTTTAAGAGCT is a window of Chanos chanos chromosome 10, fChaCha1.1, whole genome shotgun sequence DNA encoding:
- the btf3 gene encoding transcription factor BTF3 yields the protein MKETIMNQEKLAKLQAQVRIGGKGTARRKKKVVHRTATADDKKLQFSLKKLGVNNISGIEEVNMFTNQGTVIHFNNPKVQASLAANTFTITGHAETKQLTEMLPSILNQLGADNLTSLRRLAEALPKQAGDGKAPVAGGEEDDDEVPDLVENFDEASKDEAD